From the genome of Altererythrobacter sp. BO-6:
GAATTCCTCAAGATAGGGGTCGACCGGCGAGATCATCAGGTGCACGTCGAAAACCTTGGCACTGTGCGGCCGCAGCGCCTTCACCACCATCGGGCCGATCGTGATGTTGGGGACATAATGCCCGTCCATCACATCGACATGGATCCAGTCCGCCCCGGCAGCGTCGATCGCGCGCACTTCCTCGCCCAGCCGGGCAAAATCGGCCGAGAGGATCGAAGGGGAAATGAGCGGTGCCGCCATGCTGTGCTTTCGGATCGCGCGAATGCTTCCACTAGAGCCGCGGGCGCGGTTGCCACAAGCGGCGCTCGATCCTTTTCCACACGCGCCGCGCTGCTTTGCACGGTTGGCGCGGATTAAGCGCGGCTTTGCGCCCAATTCAGCCGCAATTCAGCCGTTTTCGTGCAAATCGCTGGCGTAATCGTCATGGCTGCGGCTATCGCAGCCTTCAGGGATCAATCCAGGACACCATGTTGAAGCAGACCCATTTCGCCCGCAAAGGCATGCTGCTGGCCGCCGCAGCCGGGGCTGTGGCCGGTGCAACGGTTGCGGCCAGTGCTGCACCCGGAGCGATTCCCTATCGCCAGCAGGTCTCCAACGACATGCGCAAATGCGCGCCCGGCGCCGGGCCCGCGGTGCGCGTAACGGTGAATGGGGTCAATGCGTCGGAAGGGCGCATTCGCGTGCAAAGCTATCTCGGCACCAAGTCCGACTGGCTTGAAAAGGGCCGCTGGATCAACCGGATCGAAGCGCCCGCGCGCGAAGGCACAATGACCTTCTGCGTCCCCCTGCCGCGCACAGGCACCTATGGCATCGCCGTGCGGCATGACACCAACGGCAATGGCAAGACTGACATCACCAAGGATGGCGGCGGCATGTCGAACAACCCCTCGATCAATATCTTCAACCTTGGCAAGCCGAGCTACACCAAGACCGCGTTCGAGGTGGGGCCAGGCGTTACCTCGATCACGATCAACATGCGCTATATGTAAGCTGGGCCGGGCTAGCGGGCGCGCCCCTGTGTGCGCTTTTGCGCGCGCCAGACCTGCCACAGCACGCCGGGCGCGGCGAGCAGCGGGTGGCGCTCGCGCCAGGGCGTGAGTTCCACCGGCACACCGGTATGCCGCTCGATCTTCCACGCGGCATAGCGCGCTGCGCCATCAAACGTAGTGCTGGCCTTGATTAGCCGCAGGATGTTGAGCGTCTTGCCCATTCGGCGGCGACGCTTCCACCAGGCCAGGATTCGCCGTCGCTCGATTTCAGCCATTTGAGGCGTGATCGCAGACCAGTCTTGCGCGAAGGCAATGCCTTGCGCCGCCAGCGCCAGTGGCAAGAGCCCATCGAAATGCGCGGCATTAACCGCCAAGATGCTGTCTTCGCGGCCCGGCTGCTCGACCCGGAATTCGGCCTGGTAGGTCGCCCGGAACAGCGCGCGCCAATAATCCTCCGCCGATCCCGAAGCCTGCCCCAGCGCCACGGCCAGCCGCGCGGCTGTTTGCGCCGCCTGCGCGATCGCCTCGAGGACTTGCCCGCATGCCGCCTCATCGCTGCTCCACACCAGCGCGCTCGGCTGGACAAAGCGCGCCCAGATCGTGGTGTCGAGCAATTCGCCGCGCGCCGCCTCATCAAACGTAGCCATGGCCATGGTGGCAATCTTGGCGCGCAGCGTAACGCCATCATGATCCCATTCGCGATAGCTGACGCGCGGCCAGATCTTCTCGCGCTGTTCGCCCGGCAGCAGCACGTAATAATCGAGCACGCCTTCGAGCGAGCCGGTGCGCAGGTTCGAACCATAGAACAGCACCGCCAGCGCACCGGCTTCCTGCGCCAGCTCTGCGGCGAAACCGCTTACGGCCGGGTGGACGGCTGCGGCAGATTGTTCGGTGATACGATCGACAAGCGAAGGCATGATGTCTGCCCTCAGGGCGCAACGAACTCGATTTCGGGCCCGGGCTCAACGCGGTAGCGACCTGCCGGAAAAGCCTCGCCATCGAGGATGAACTGATCGTCCAGCTCGATTTCGAACCCGGTCGCGGCAAGCTGATGAAAGCCGCGTTCGCGCAGGTTGCGCGGCCCCCGGCCAAACAGCACTGCCGGAATGGCCAGCGTCATCATGCGGCTGACCTGATCCATGACTGCCAGCTTGAGGCCATTGCGCAACGTGCCGAAGGGCCTGATCCCGGCGGGGAAGCGCTCGAGCGTGGAAGCCAGCAGCAATTGTCGCCGCGCCGGATCGCCCAGGCCGCTGTGCTCAAGCGCGACACCGTTGGGGGCGAGCCGGATATCCATCCGCGCTCCGCGCCGCCACGGGTTGGCGCGCGTGCCGAACAGCGCCTGCAGGATGCCCCAGAAGGTGGTGACCCCCACGGCTAGGCTGTTGAACGCGCCCAGCTTGTGCGCGCTCTGCCCAGCCTTTGTGCCCAAGGTAAAGGCGCCCGCGCCGAGAATGAAACCCATCACCCGCGCTTCGGGTTGGTCGAGCGGCGTGATTGCCATCGGACTGCGCTTGATCCGGCGGCCATACTCGAATGCATCGACCGCTGCCTGCAGCGTCCATTCCGCCGGGCCATCGAGATCGACCGCCAAAGCATTGGTCTTGCCTTTGGGCAGCACCGCCAGCACCGGCCAGTCATCGCCGAAGATCGCATCGCCGCAGGTCAGCACATCGCGGACGGTGCCGTCGCCGCCATTGATCACCAGCAGGTCAATCCCGCGTTCGGCCAGTCGAGCGAGTGCTTCGGGAAGCTGGTCACGATGGCCGGGCTGCGCCACGATCACGTCAGGGCAAATGCGGCTGTCGAGATCCTGGCCCTTGTTGCGATGGCTGCGCGGATTGTAGATCAGCCCGACTGTGGGCGTGGCGCCTTCGGGCCGCTCCGCACGGCGCGCGCGCCAGACGGAATTACCCGTGTGCCGGGCGCGGGGTAGCTGGGCAAATTCGTGGATCGGACCGGCCATAGGGATCGCGCTTAGCTGTAAACCATAACGTCGCACTAGGAAATTCTGCGGGACGGCTGCATTTCGCAGCCAGGCGTGGCACGGTTACACCGCGTGCGCGCGCGCCCACAAAATCGCTTTTGCCCACGCGCAAATAGGGTAGATTGGTTGTCATGCTGACCAAAGACCTGCTTGATACCGCCCAAGGCCTGAGCGACGGGATCGTTGCCCTGCGCCGCGCCATCCATGCCGAGCCCGAGCTGGGCCTGCACACCCCCAAGACCATGGCGAAGGTGCGTGCCGCACTGGCGGACCTGCCGCTGACGTGGCGCGAAGGCCCATCGACCACCGGGCAAGTGGCCACGCTGGAAGGTGCGCGGCCGGGGCGCCGGGTGCTGCTGCGCGGCGATATGGACGCGCTGCCGATGGACGAGAAGACCAATCTGGAATTCGCCTCTACCATCGAGGGGCGAATGCACGCCTGCGGGCACGATACCCACACCGCCATGCTGGCCGGGGCCGCGCGGCTGCTGTGCGGCATGCGCGAGCAGATTTCGGGCACGGTGGACTTCATGTTCCAGCCCGGTGAGGAAGGCTATCACGGCGCACGCTTCATGCTGGACGACGGGCTGATCGATCCGCTGCCCGATGCCGCCTTCGCGCTGCACATCATGCCCAATGCACCGTTTGGCGTGCTGGCCGGGCGGCCCGGACCACTGCTCGCCGCCGCCGACCAGTTCACCATCGCCGTGAAGGGGCAGGGCGGCCATGCCTCGATGCCGCATGACTGCGTCGATCCGGTGCCAGGCGCTGCGGCGTTGGTCGGGGCGATCCAGGCGATGGTGACCCGGCGCTTCAATGCG
Proteins encoded in this window:
- a CDS encoding DUF2141 domain-containing protein, whose amino-acid sequence is MLKQTHFARKGMLLAAAAGAVAGATVAASAAPGAIPYRQQVSNDMRKCAPGAGPAVRVTVNGVNASEGRIRVQSYLGTKSDWLEKGRWINRIEAPAREGTMTFCVPLPRTGTYGIAVRHDTNGNGKTDITKDGGGMSNNPSINIFNLGKPSYTKTAFEVGPGVTSITINMRYM
- a CDS encoding diacylglycerol kinase family protein, which translates into the protein MAGPIHEFAQLPRARHTGNSVWRARRAERPEGATPTVGLIYNPRSHRNKGQDLDSRICPDVIVAQPGHRDQLPEALARLAERGIDLLVINGGDGTVRDVLTCGDAIFGDDWPVLAVLPKGKTNALAVDLDGPAEWTLQAAVDAFEYGRRIKRSPMAITPLDQPEARVMGFILGAGAFTLGTKAGQSAHKLGAFNSLAVGVTTFWGILQALFGTRANPWRRGARMDIRLAPNGVALEHSGLGDPARRQLLLASTLERFPAGIRPFGTLRNGLKLAVMDQVSRMMTLAIPAVLFGRGPRNLRERGFHQLAATGFEIELDDQFILDGEAFPAGRYRVEPGPEIEFVAP
- a CDS encoding M20 family metallopeptidase gives rise to the protein MLTKDLLDTAQGLSDGIVALRRAIHAEPELGLHTPKTMAKVRAALADLPLTWREGPSTTGQVATLEGARPGRRVLLRGDMDALPMDEKTNLEFASTIEGRMHACGHDTHTAMLAGAARLLCGMREQISGTVDFMFQPGEEGYHGARFMLDDGLIDPLPDAAFALHIMPNAPFGVLAGRPGPLLAAADQFTIAVKGQGGHASMPHDCVDPVPGAAALVGAIQAMVTRRFNALSAVVITVTQIHAGTAFNVIPDDVMLAGTIRTLSPEHRTKAEELLRETADLVARAHGLTAETIVTRGFPVTICDPRAVALGKAVATGIGGEAGWRDMADPIMGAEDFSYVLEKVPGAMFFLGVAKEGVDWRSCCAIHSPRMHVDENALPKGTAMLAGCALKFLEEGFGD